The Alicyclobacillus macrosporangiidus CPP55 genome segment TGGACACGCCGGCACTGTAAATTATTCCCCAATCGATGTCTTTTCACGGGCTCCCGGTTCGTACCGGGCGGCCTTCTTTAGGGCGTCGTCGCGACAGAACAGGACGCAGAGCCTCCCTGCCCAAGGGAGGCTTTTTGTCGCACAGGGTGACTAGTCCGTTCAGGTGACCCTGGGTGGTACAAATCACCGTGTTCAGAAAGGTCCGTTCATGTCTGCAGCGAGACGTCGAATTCTTCCATGATGAGAGCAGGAAAGCAACATGCCTTCCAAAGGGCCCGAACCGGAAGCGATTGGCATCGTTCTCACAAGAGCTGTCTTGAAAGAGGGTGACAAAGATGAAAAAGATTGTGCTGGCCACGGATGGATCGTCGTCCGCACACAAGGCGACCGACATGGTCAATCATCTGTGCACCGCTTGGCCGGACACGGAAGTCGTCGCCGTCTACGTGTCACCGGAGCTGCCGTACCCGTACGCGATGGCCCCGGAGGACTACCGCCGCGAGGAGAACCTGTACGCGCTCGAGGTGCGGCAGGAGCTCATGAAACACCTCGCGCCGGAGGTTCGGCGGTCCGTCACCTTCCGCCACATGTTCGGGGACCCGATCCGTTGCATCTGTGAGGTGGCAGAAGAGGAGACGGCCGACGTCGTGGTGATGGGATCCAACGGCAAGGGGATATTGGATCGCCTGCTGATGGGCAGTGTCAGCCGCGGCGTGGTCGACCGCTCCAAGGTGCCCGTGCTGGTGGTCCGCGCCGGTTGAGAGGGAGATGCACGATGCTGCACATGGTGGTCTGTATCAAGCAGGTTCCAGACAGTCGCGAGATTCGAATTGACCCCAAGACGAATACGCTGATCCGCCAAGGCGTCCCCGCCATCGTCAATCCGTACGATCTGAACGGCGTCGAAGCGGCCTTGCGGATCAAGGAACAGGTGGGCGGGCGGGTCACCGTCATCACCATGGGTCCTCCCTCCGCGGATAAGGCATTGAAACAGTGCGTCGCGATGGGGGCGGACGAAGGGATACTGATCAGCGACCGCGCCTTCGCCGGCGCCGATACGCTGGCCACCTCCTACGTATTGGCGAAAGCCA includes the following:
- a CDS encoding universal stress protein → MKKIVLATDGSSSAHKATDMVNHLCTAWPDTEVVAVYVSPELPYPYAMAPEDYRREENLYALEVRQELMKHLAPEVRRSVTFRHMFGDPIRCICEVAEEETADVVVMGSNGKGILDRLLMGSVSRGVVDRSKVPVLVVRAG